A single region of the Alteriqipengyuania flavescens genome encodes:
- a CDS encoding DksA/TraR family C4-type zinc finger protein produces MAGGWSRDGAVQEQIDDTVSDAVARARAGLASTRESAEYCEDCGEDIPGRRREALPGVQTCVTCQSLRDKAFRAAGINRRGSKDSQLR; encoded by the coding sequence ATGGCAGGCGGATGGTCGCGCGACGGCGCAGTTCAGGAACAGATCGACGATACGGTCAGCGATGCGGTGGCCCGCGCCCGTGCGGGCCTCGCCTCTACGCGCGAGAGCGCAGAATATTGCGAGGACTGCGGCGAGGACATCCCCGGGCGGCGGCGCGAGGCCCTGCCCGGTGTGCAGACCTGCGTGACCTGCCAATCGCTGCGCGATAAGGCGTTCCGCGCCGCCGGGATCAACCGGCGCGGCAGCAAGGACAGCCAGCTCAGGTGA
- a CDS encoding helicase HerA-like domain-containing protein — translation MGEIFIGLGANGERQVLRMGQANRHGLIAGATGTGKTVTLQGLAESFSAAGVPVFVADVKGDLAGISMPGSPQFKHADKLESRARELGMDDYAYSDNPAVFWDLYGENGHPIRTTVSEMGPLLLARLMDLNETQEGVLNIVFRFADDEGLLLLDLEDLRSMLVYTAEHAKELTTKYGNVSKQSIGAIQRSLLSLESQGADMFFGEPALEIDDFIKLDEQGRGNINVLAAEKLMRSPKLYATFLLWLLAELFETLPEVGDPEKPKLVFFFDEAHLLFDDAPKALEEKIEQVVRLIRSKGVGVYFVTQNPIDIPEEVAGQLGNRVQHALRAFTPKDKKAIKAAADTFRINPDLDVEQAITELRVGEALVSTLQEDGAPSVVQRTLVKPPRSRLGPVTAKERAIIKSISPVEGKYDSAVDRESAAEVLEQKAADAAATAEQVEKVGKAEVAKEARKSPTMWEKAGKSAARAAAGSMASIAVATVLGRKSSADPLRTGATAFVRNILGGLMR, via the coding sequence ATGGGCGAGATTTTCATCGGGCTTGGCGCAAATGGAGAGCGGCAGGTCCTGCGCATGGGACAGGCGAACCGCCACGGCCTGATCGCCGGCGCGACCGGCACGGGCAAGACGGTGACGCTGCAGGGCCTGGCCGAGAGTTTTTCCGCCGCCGGCGTACCCGTCTTCGTCGCCGACGTGAAAGGTGACCTCGCCGGGATTTCCATGCCCGGCAGCCCGCAGTTCAAGCACGCCGACAAGCTGGAAAGCCGGGCGAGGGAACTGGGCATGGACGACTATGCCTATTCCGATAATCCGGCGGTGTTCTGGGACCTTTACGGAGAGAACGGTCACCCGATCCGCACCACAGTTTCGGAAATGGGACCGCTGCTGCTCGCCCGGCTGATGGATTTGAACGAGACGCAGGAAGGCGTGCTCAACATCGTTTTCCGCTTCGCCGACGACGAGGGGCTGCTGCTGCTCGACCTCGAAGATTTGCGCTCCATGCTCGTCTACACGGCGGAACATGCGAAGGAGTTGACGACCAAATACGGCAACGTGTCGAAGCAGAGCATCGGGGCGATCCAGCGCTCGCTGCTCAGCCTGGAAAGCCAGGGCGCGGACATGTTCTTCGGCGAGCCGGCGCTGGAAATCGACGATTTCATCAAGCTGGACGAGCAGGGGCGCGGCAACATCAATGTCCTCGCGGCGGAAAAGCTGATGCGCAGCCCCAAGCTTTACGCCACCTTCCTGCTGTGGCTGCTGGCCGAGCTGTTCGAGACGCTGCCCGAAGTGGGCGACCCCGAAAAGCCGAAGCTCGTGTTCTTCTTCGACGAGGCGCACTTGTTGTTCGACGACGCGCCCAAGGCGCTGGAGGAGAAGATCGAGCAGGTCGTGCGCCTGATCCGTTCGAAGGGGGTGGGCGTTTATTTCGTCACCCAGAACCCGATCGACATTCCCGAAGAAGTGGCCGGCCAGCTCGGCAACCGGGTCCAGCACGCGCTGCGGGCCTTCACGCCCAAGGACAAGAAGGCGATCAAGGCGGCCGCCGACACGTTCCGGATCAATCCCGACCTCGACGTGGAGCAGGCGATTACCGAACTGCGTGTCGGCGAGGCACTGGTCAGCACCTTGCAGGAGGATGGTGCGCCGTCGGTGGTGCAGCGGACGCTGGTGAAGCCGCCGCGCTCGCGCCTCGGCCCGGTGACGGCCAAGGAACGCGCGATCATCAAGTCGATCAGCCCGGTGGAAGGCAAGTACGACAGCGCGGTCGACCGCGAAAGCGCGGCCGAAGTGCTGGAACAGAAGGCCGCCGATGCCGCCGCGACCGCCGAACAGGTGGAAAAGGTCGGCAAGGCCGAAGTCGCCAAGGAAGCGCGCAAGTCGCCGACGATGTGGGAGAAGGCGGGCAAGAGCGCAGCTCGTGCGGCGGCCGGCTCGATGGCCTCTATCGCGGTGGCCACCGTGCTGGGCCGCAAGTCGAGCGCCGATCCGCTGCGGACCGGGGCGACCGCTTTCGTGCGAAATATCCTCGGCGGGCTGATGCGTTAG
- a CDS encoding LolA family protein, with amino-acid sequence MTRKLFSNTRLAAILAAFGVASAPAAYLALPQAAHAQQASQIDQVVAALRGITTMKANFTQADRNGQRVSGVLTLKRPGRIRFQYEEGVPLLIVSDGKAMTLVDYEVRQVERWPISDSPLGALLDPSRDVKRYGTMKPTGNPNVLSVEVKDSSKPEFGTITLVFVKKASAPGGLELVSWVALDSQNKRTTVRLANQRYGMSVPDRTFTYTDPRRSGRR; translated from the coding sequence ATGACCAGAAAACTCTTCAGCAATACCCGCCTGGCCGCGATTCTCGCGGCTTTCGGCGTTGCATCCGCTCCCGCAGCCTACCTGGCACTGCCCCAGGCTGCCCATGCACAGCAGGCCTCCCAGATCGACCAGGTGGTCGCCGCCCTGCGCGGCATCACCACGATGAAGGCCAATTTCACGCAGGCCGATCGCAACGGCCAGCGCGTGTCCGGCGTGCTCACGCTGAAGCGCCCGGGCCGCATCCGCTTCCAGTACGAAGAAGGCGTGCCGCTGCTGATCGTGTCCGACGGCAAGGCGATGACGCTGGTCGATTACGAAGTCCGCCAGGTCGAACGCTGGCCGATAAGCGACAGCCCGCTGGGCGCCCTGCTCGACCCCAGCCGCGACGTGAAGCGCTATGGCACCATGAAGCCGACCGGCAACCCGAACGTGCTGAGCGTCGAGGTCAAGGATTCGAGCAAGCCCGAATTCGGCACCATCACGCTGGTCTTCGTGAAGAAGGCAAGCGCGCCGGGTGGGCTGGAACTCGTCAGCTGGGTCGCGCTCGATTCGCAGAACAAGCGCACCACCGTGCGGCTGGCGAATCAGCGCTACGGAATGAGCGTGCCGGACCGTACGTTCACCTACACCGACCCGCGCCGCTCGGGTCGTCGCTAG
- a CDS encoding RluA family pseudouridine synthase has product MTAPTIVYEDGEALVIDKPAGLSIERPRKGGASLEDYLEDLKLGFQRPPVAVHRLDTDTSGCLLLARNHKALKRFNRAFEERQVAKTYIGLVAGELADDEGTIELALAKVSSAERGWRMIAAKKGKPSITHWERIGRGKSAAGPFSIVRFRPVTGRTHQIRIHALAGLGAALLGDPVYGIGKDAPRTMLHAESLEVTREGKAPILARAPLPADFTALGVDV; this is encoded by the coding sequence ATGACCGCGCCCACCATCGTTTATGAAGACGGCGAGGCGCTGGTCATCGACAAGCCCGCCGGACTTTCCATCGAACGTCCGCGCAAGGGCGGGGCCTCGCTCGAGGATTATCTCGAGGATCTGAAGCTGGGGTTCCAACGCCCGCCGGTCGCGGTCCACAGGCTGGATACGGATACGTCGGGCTGCCTGCTGCTGGCCCGCAATCACAAGGCGCTGAAGCGCTTCAACCGCGCTTTCGAAGAGCGGCAGGTCGCCAAGACCTATATCGGCCTTGTCGCCGGGGAATTGGCGGACGATGAAGGCACGATCGAACTGGCGCTGGCCAAGGTAAGCTCGGCGGAGCGCGGCTGGCGCATGATCGCGGCGAAGAAAGGCAAGCCGTCGATCACCCATTGGGAGCGGATCGGACGCGGCAAGAGCGCCGCCGGCCCCTTCTCGATCGTGCGCTTCCGGCCGGTGACGGGGCGCACGCACCAGATTCGCATCCATGCACTCGCCGGGCTCGGTGCCGCGCTGCTCGGCGATCCCGTCTACGGTATTGGCAAGGACGCGCCGCGCACGATGCTGCACGCCGAATCGCTGGAAGTGACGCGCGAAGGCAAGGCGCCCATCCTTGCCCGCGCGCCGCTCCCCGCCGATTTCACGGCGCTCGGCGTCGACGTGTGA
- a CDS encoding toxin-antitoxin system HicB family antitoxin, with protein sequence MAASKKAFALRLDPAVHAAVERLAAGELRSANAQIEMLLREALEKRGIPVKAAQPARRGRPPKDGADKS encoded by the coding sequence GTGGCCGCATCCAAAAAAGCCTTCGCCTTGCGCCTCGACCCGGCCGTGCACGCCGCGGTCGAGCGGCTGGCGGCAGGCGAGCTGCGCAGCGCCAATGCGCAGATCGAGATGCTGCTGCGCGAGGCGCTGGAAAAGCGGGGCATTCCGGTAAAAGCGGCGCAGCCCGCGCGGCGCGGCAGGCCCCCGAAAGACGGGGCCGACAAGTCTTAG
- the rpmG gene encoding 50S ribosomal protein L33 → MAKPATVKIKLVSTADTGFFYVTRKNPRNTTEKMTFRKYDPVVRKHVEFKEAKIK, encoded by the coding sequence ATGGCGAAGCCTGCAACCGTCAAGATCAAGCTGGTCTCTACCGCCGACACCGGCTTCTTCTACGTCACGCGCAAGAACCCGCGCAACACGACCGAGAAGATGACCTTCCGCAAGTATGACCCCGTCGTGCGCAAGCACGTCGAGTTCAAGGAAGCGAAGATCAAGTAA
- the asd gene encoding archaetidylserine decarboxylase (Phosphatidylserine decarboxylase is synthesized as a single chain precursor. Generation of the pyruvoyl active site from a Ser is coupled to cleavage of a Gly-Ser bond between the larger (beta) and smaller (alpha chains). It is an integral membrane protein.): MTSPFILAQHLAPHQGLSRFAGRIARSTRPWLKDRLIRRFIDTYDVDMGEAERPAGDYTCFNDFFTRALKPGARPLAEAASHVLCPADGAISQLGRITDGRIVQAKRRDYTAQALLGGDAELASRFAQGDFATIYLSPRDYHRVHMPVDGTLRRTIYVPGDLFSVNTATADRLDQLFARNERLVCIFDTPLGTVASVMVGAMIVASIETVWGGLVEPHGKRVVSRDYTGIDAPTLKAGDEMGRFLLGSTVILLFEEGRVRFEDRFEAGTPTRMGEALARKL; the protein is encoded by the coding sequence GTGACAAGCCCCTTCATTCTCGCCCAGCACCTGGCTCCGCACCAGGGCCTGTCCCGCTTTGCCGGGCGAATCGCCCGCTCCACCCGCCCGTGGCTGAAGGACCGGCTGATCCGGCGCTTCATCGACACATACGATGTCGACATGGGAGAAGCCGAACGGCCGGCAGGCGATTACACCTGCTTCAACGACTTCTTCACCCGCGCGCTGAAGCCCGGTGCCCGGCCGCTCGCCGAGGCCGCAAGCCATGTGCTGTGCCCCGCCGACGGCGCGATCAGCCAGCTCGGCAGGATCACCGACGGGCGCATCGTGCAGGCCAAGCGGCGCGACTACACCGCGCAAGCCCTGTTGGGCGGCGATGCGGAATTGGCAAGCCGGTTCGCACAAGGCGACTTCGCCACGATCTACCTCTCGCCGCGCGACTACCACCGGGTCCACATGCCGGTGGATGGAACCTTGCGTCGCACGATCTACGTGCCGGGCGACCTTTTCAGCGTGAACACCGCGACCGCCGACAGGCTAGACCAGCTATTCGCCCGCAACGAGCGGCTCGTATGCATATTCGACACGCCGCTTGGCACCGTTGCCAGCGTGATGGTGGGCGCGATGATCGTCGCCAGTATCGAGACCGTATGGGGCGGGCTCGTTGAACCGCACGGCAAGCGGGTAGTGAGCCGGGACTACACCGGCATCGACGCCCCGACGCTGAAGGCAGGCGACGAGATGGGCCGCTTCCTCTTGGGCTCCACCGTCATCCTGCTGTTCGAGGAAGGCCGGGTACGCTTCGAAGACCGCTTCGAGGCCGGAACCCCCACCCGCATGGGCGAGGCGCTGGCAAGGAAACTCTAG
- a CDS encoding exodeoxyribonuclease III, whose product MVSVATWNINSVRLRMPIVERFLQEEAPDVLCLQEIKCEEHLFPYDAFRAAGYEHMAVHGQKGYHGVATVSKIPLAEFSRHDWQDNGEARHVGVELTEGSAKGVVIENVYIPAGGDEPDRDKNPKFGQKLDFLGRMTRWADVIDRPTLIVGDFNIAPLESDVWNHKQLLKVVSHTPIEVETLQRFKDAHGWTDVGREHILDPERYYTWWSYRNRDHTANDRGRRLDHMWASPDLAKQATGHRLREDARAWEKPSDHIPVITEFTL is encoded by the coding sequence ATGGTCTCGGTCGCTACCTGGAACATCAATTCCGTCCGCCTGCGGATGCCCATCGTCGAACGCTTCCTGCAAGAGGAGGCGCCCGACGTGCTGTGCCTGCAGGAGATCAAGTGCGAGGAGCACCTGTTCCCTTACGACGCCTTCCGCGCTGCGGGTTACGAGCACATGGCGGTGCACGGGCAGAAGGGATACCACGGCGTCGCCACGGTCAGCAAAATCCCGCTGGCCGAATTCTCCCGCCACGACTGGCAGGACAACGGCGAAGCGCGCCACGTGGGCGTGGAACTGACCGAAGGCTCGGCCAAGGGCGTGGTGATCGAGAACGTGTACATCCCCGCCGGCGGGGACGAGCCGGACCGCGACAAGAACCCCAAGTTCGGCCAGAAGCTCGACTTCCTCGGCCGCATGACGCGCTGGGCCGATGTCATCGACAGACCCACGCTGATCGTCGGCGATTTCAACATCGCGCCGCTCGAAAGCGATGTTTGGAACCACAAGCAGCTGCTCAAGGTCGTCAGCCACACGCCGATCGAGGTGGAGACGCTGCAACGGTTCAAGGATGCGCACGGCTGGACCGATGTCGGTCGCGAGCACATCCTGGATCCGGAGCGCTATTATACCTGGTGGAGCTATCGCAATCGCGACCACACGGCGAACGACCGCGGCCGCCGCCTCGATCACATGTGGGCGAGCCCGGATCTGGCGAAACAGGCGACCGGCCATCGCCTGCGCGAAGATGCGCGTGCGTGGGAAAAGCCGTCCGACCATATCCCGGTGATCACGGAGTTCACTCTCTGA
- the arfB gene encoding alternative ribosome rescue aminoacyl-tRNA hydrolase ArfB: protein MTDAEKEAVIARAHTLAEEAFLAGSGPGGQNANKVATTVQLRVNAYALRLPQFAFRRLQNIAGSKLTDAGEILVTARSHRTQDANRGEAREKLEDLLTEAMTPPRRRARTRLNRVGKTQRLKAKKERGEIKARRGKVDW, encoded by the coding sequence GTGACCGATGCGGAGAAAGAGGCCGTCATCGCCCGCGCTCATACGCTGGCGGAGGAAGCCTTCCTCGCCGGCAGCGGTCCCGGGGGGCAGAACGCCAACAAGGTCGCCACCACGGTGCAGTTGCGGGTCAACGCCTATGCGCTGCGCTTGCCGCAATTCGCCTTCCGCCGCCTGCAAAACATTGCCGGAAGCAAGCTGACCGATGCGGGCGAAATCCTCGTCACCGCACGCAGCCACCGGACGCAGGATGCCAACCGGGGCGAAGCGCGCGAGAAGCTGGAAGACCTGCTGACGGAGGCGATGACCCCGCCCAGGCGGCGCGCACGCACCCGCCTCAACCGGGTCGGCAAGACCCAGCGCCTGAAGGCGAAGAAGGAACGCGGGGAGATCAAGGCGCGGCGGGGCAAGGTGGACTGGTAG
- the pabB gene encoding aminodeoxychorismate synthase component I — MEPFVLLDDARAAGAADAQLYRAPSRIFVARRAVDVDHALAEAEAARQAGALLAGYIAYEAGLALEPRLAPLADRLTGAAGPLVWLGAFDGPESIAADTVPDWLGCGPARIGPMEPTLSQGAYEEAFAALQEAIHAGDIYQANLTLPLSGSYSGEPLALYAALRANARAGYGGVIYDGSHWLLSFSPELFVSLKGAQARTKPMKGTRPRGTTPEADAALRRDLAESEKDRAENLMIVDLLRNDLSRVAQPGSVKVDAPFAIETYPSVHQMVSTVTATLAEGHTPADLVRALFPCGSITGAPKIRAMELLADIERDARGPYCGAIGRIAPAHGKGHGNAAFNVAIRTLRLTPEENGSGRAVLGVGGAIVADSEAQGEWREAMVKGNFVRQVSAESGANGADLIETMRFDPEKGIPLLELHLERIKASAEQLGFGFDRHAARNQIQALCFELEDPAKLRLVASRRGSIALEAGPLPDSLPEPALCVVLPMPVASEDWRLRHKSSDRGFYEDALEVARDAGAHEALFLRDDGLLTEGSWTSLFVQRGDTLITPRAELGLLPGVLRRSFIDSGRAEEGEVKLGDLAEGFFLGNALRGLMPARLIGV; from the coding sequence ATGGAGCCTTTCGTCCTTCTCGACGATGCGCGTGCAGCAGGCGCGGCGGATGCGCAGCTGTACCGCGCGCCGTCCCGCATCTTCGTGGCGCGGCGCGCGGTCGATGTGGATCACGCGCTGGCAGAGGCGGAAGCGGCGCGGCAGGCAGGCGCGCTCCTGGCAGGCTATATCGCTTACGAAGCGGGCCTTGCGCTGGAGCCGCGGCTTGCCCCGCTGGCCGACCGCCTGACGGGCGCTGCGGGCCCGCTGGTGTGGCTCGGCGCGTTCGATGGGCCGGAGAGTATCGCCGCGGACACGGTGCCGGACTGGCTCGGCTGCGGCCCGGCGCGCATCGGGCCGATGGAGCCGACCCTGTCGCAAGGCGCTTACGAGGAAGCGTTTGCCGCACTGCAGGAGGCGATCCACGCGGGCGACATCTACCAGGCCAACCTGACCCTGCCGCTTTCCGGCAGCTATTCGGGCGAGCCATTGGCGCTCTACGCCGCACTGCGCGCCAATGCGCGGGCGGGTTATGGCGGGGTGATATACGACGGGTCGCACTGGCTGCTCAGCTTCTCGCCCGAGCTGTTCGTGTCGCTGAAAGGCGCACAGGCGCGGACGAAGCCGATGAAGGGCACCCGGCCGCGCGGCACGACGCCCGAAGCCGATGCCGCCCTGCGCCGCGACCTGGCGGAAAGCGAGAAGGACCGGGCCGAGAACCTGATGATCGTCGACCTGCTCCGAAACGATCTGTCGCGGGTGGCTCAGCCGGGCAGCGTGAAAGTGGACGCACCCTTCGCGATCGAGACCTATCCCAGCGTCCACCAGATGGTGAGCACGGTCACCGCCACGCTGGCCGAAGGGCACACGCCCGCCGATCTCGTGCGCGCACTGTTTCCCTGCGGCTCGATTACCGGCGCGCCGAAAATCCGCGCGATGGAGCTGCTCGCGGATATCGAACGCGATGCGCGCGGGCCCTATTGCGGGGCGATCGGGCGGATTGCACCCGCGCACGGCAAAGGGCATGGCAACGCCGCGTTCAATGTGGCAATCCGCACGCTGCGCCTGACGCCGGAAGAAAATGGCAGCGGGCGCGCCGTCCTCGGCGTCGGCGGCGCGATCGTGGCCGATAGCGAGGCGCAGGGGGAATGGCGCGAGGCCATGGTGAAGGGGAATTTCGTGAGGCAGGTTTCGGCGGAAAGCGGCGCAAACGGCGCCGACCTGATCGAAACCATGCGGTTCGATCCCGAAAAGGGCATCCCGCTGCTCGAACTTCACCTCGAACGGATCAAGGCGAGCGCGGAGCAGCTCGGCTTCGGGTTCGACCGCCATGCCGCGCGCAACCAGATCCAGGCACTGTGTTTCGAACTGGAGGACCCGGCGAAGCTGCGCCTCGTCGCCTCGCGCCGCGGCTCCATCGCGCTGGAGGCCGGACCCCTGCCCGACAGCCTGCCGGAGCCTGCCCTGTGCGTGGTCCTGCCCATGCCGGTGGCGAGCGAGGACTGGCGGCTGCGGCACAAGTCGTCGGACCGGGGCTTCTACGAAGATGCGCTGGAAGTGGCGCGCGATGCCGGGGCGCACGAGGCGCTGTTCCTGCGCGACGACGGCCTCCTGACTGAAGGCAGCTGGACCAGCCTGTTCGTGCAGCGCGGCGACACCCTGATTACGCCCCGCGCGGAGCTCGGCCTCCTGCCGGGCGTCCTGCGCCGCTCCTTCATTGACAGCGGGCGGGCGGAAGAAGGCGAAGTGAAGCTGGGCGACCTTGCCGAAGGGTTCTTCCTCGGCAACGCCTTGCGCGGCCTGATGCCTGCCCGGCTGATCGGCGTATGA
- the ribA gene encoding GTP cyclohydrolase II, translating to MTGSGPSASRRAAQAVDALRHGWPIAFNGGPVLLPVETAVAPAARSARMLVSHARAVTLKLANQREAAAPEAPALIEGADGFDLRSALPIADPSLDLAAPLKGPFRALPMEWGEDARAAMELARIAGILPAFMVDPESAGEAQPVAASDLDALAEAGRLFIATRSRLPVSAAEDAEIVAFRKADDMREHVALVIGEPSGRAPLVRLHSECLTGDVLASLKCDCGPQLDAALHAMADTARAGGWGVLLYLRQEGRGIGLVNKLRAYRLQDMGFDTVEANQRLGLPDEARDFTTAARMLDLLGIGEVRLMTNNLRKVVALEAAGVQVTERVPHQLPDNPHNARYLATKRDKSGHLLR from the coding sequence CTGACCGGCAGCGGCCCCTCGGCCTCGCGCCGGGCGGCGCAGGCGGTCGACGCGCTGCGCCACGGGTGGCCGATCGCTTTCAATGGCGGGCCGGTGTTGCTGCCCGTGGAAACCGCCGTCGCCCCTGCCGCACGTTCCGCCCGGATGCTGGTGTCGCACGCGCGGGCGGTGACGCTGAAGCTTGCCAACCAGCGCGAGGCCGCCGCACCTGAAGCCCCCGCGCTGATAGAGGGTGCGGACGGCTTCGATCTGCGCAGCGCGCTCCCGATCGCCGATCCCTCGCTCGACCTTGCCGCCCCGCTGAAGGGCCCATTCCGCGCCCTGCCGATGGAATGGGGGGAGGATGCGCGCGCGGCGATGGAGCTGGCACGGATTGCAGGCATCCTGCCCGCCTTCATGGTCGATCCCGAAAGTGCGGGCGAGGCCCAGCCGGTGGCGGCCAGCGACCTCGATGCGCTGGCCGAAGCCGGCCGCCTGTTCATTGCGACCCGCTCCCGCCTGCCCGTGAGCGCGGCGGAGGATGCCGAGATCGTCGCCTTCCGCAAGGCCGACGACATGCGCGAACACGTGGCGCTGGTGATCGGCGAGCCGAGCGGCCGGGCGCCGCTGGTCCGCTTACATTCGGAGTGCCTGACGGGCGACGTCCTTGCCAGCCTGAAATGCGATTGCGGGCCGCAGCTGGACGCGGCCCTCCACGCCATGGCGGATACCGCGCGGGCGGGCGGCTGGGGCGTGCTCCTTTACCTGCGCCAAGAGGGACGCGGCATCGGCCTCGTCAACAAGCTGCGCGCCTACCGCCTGCAGGACATGGGCTTCGACACGGTGGAAGCGAACCAGCGGCTGGGCCTGCCCGACGAAGCGCGCGATTTCACCACCGCCGCGCGCATGCTCGACCTGCTCGGCATCGGCGAGGTGCGGCTGATGACCAACAACTTGCGCAAGGTCGTGGCGCTGGAAGCCGCAGGGGTGCAGGTGACCGAGCGCGTGCCCCACCAACTGCCCGACAACCCGCACAACGCCCGCTACCTCGCCACCAAACGCGACAAGTCCGGCCACCTGCTGCGCTAG
- a CDS encoding right-handed parallel beta-helix repeat-containing protein produces MQKSAQHSPARVQFRFIGVIAALAVAAIPMAALLAQPAPQASGPFTVVETGQGFQRLQDAVDAIGDNTGSIAIAPGAYRQCAVQTKGDVSYLAEEPGRAVFDGETCEGKAALVLRGRSATVSGLTFAGMHVREFNGAGIRIEKGNLTVVQSWFRDSDQGILSARDASGTIVIDKSTFTRLGTCDGAGGCAHSIYIGDYGALRVTRSRFEEGRGGHYVKSRTPTVQLASNSFDDSAGKGTNYMIDLPAGSRGQITNNWFVQGVNKENYGALIAVAAEGRKNSSAGLTIAANDARLAPGARKTLFVADWSGDTLGLGENTLGAQIERYERIR; encoded by the coding sequence ATGCAGAAGTCCGCCCAGCATTCGCCCGCCCGCGTGCAGTTCCGCTTCATCGGAGTGATCGCCGCGCTGGCCGTCGCCGCCATCCCGATGGCCGCGCTCCTCGCGCAGCCCGCACCGCAGGCGTCCGGACCGTTCACCGTCGTGGAGACCGGGCAGGGCTTCCAGCGCTTGCAGGATGCCGTCGATGCCATCGGCGACAACACCGGCAGCATCGCCATCGCGCCGGGCGCCTATCGCCAGTGCGCGGTGCAGACGAAGGGCGACGTATCCTACCTGGCCGAAGAGCCAGGCCGCGCCGTGTTCGACGGGGAAACCTGCGAAGGCAAGGCGGCGCTTGTGCTGCGCGGACGCAGCGCCACCGTGTCCGGTCTTACCTTTGCCGGGATGCACGTGCGCGAATTCAACGGCGCCGGTATCCGGATCGAAAAGGGCAACCTGACCGTGGTGCAGAGCTGGTTCCGCGACAGCGACCAAGGCATCCTGTCCGCCCGCGATGCCAGCGGCACGATCGTGATCGACAAATCGACCTTCACCCGCCTCGGCACCTGCGACGGCGCGGGCGGCTGCGCGCATTCGATCTATATCGGCGATTACGGCGCGCTGCGTGTCACCCGGAGCCGTTTCGAGGAAGGGCGCGGCGGGCACTACGTCAAAAGCCGCACGCCGACCGTCCAGCTTGCCTCCAACAGTTTCGACGACAGCGCCGGGAAGGGCACCAATTACATGATCGACCTTCCCGCAGGTTCGCGCGGGCAGATCACCAACAACTGGTTCGTGCAGGGCGTGAACAAGGAGAACTACGGCGCGCTGATCGCCGTGGCCGCGGAAGGGCGCAAGAACAGCTCCGCCGGGCTGACCATCGCCGCCAACGATGCGCGGCTGGCCCCCGGTGCGCGCAAGACGCTGTTCGTGGCCGACTGGTCGGGCGACACGCTCGGCCTGGGCGAGAACACGCTCGGCGCGCAGATCGAGCGCTACGAACGCATCCGCTAG